The following coding sequences are from one Leptolyngbya sp. NIES-3755 window:
- a CDS encoding CBS sensor signal transduction histidine kinase (similar to AA sequence:cyanobase_aa:LBDG_51020), which yields MKHPRLSTVLIVAFIVQIASTVGLVSYFSYRNSQRSVNDLATQLMNEKSDRIQTYLKTYTETPPIVTQLTANALQSGDLKLNNLGGWNAFLFQQGQRFETLSYVYFGSVQGEYVEYRGFGKRQFKFNQRRGKTLPPVKIFDLNTQGKPQRLHSQRVFDPRPRPWYTQAAKTGKPGWTDIYTFVDVPPTLGISFVRPYYENQQLKGVIGADFILLGINDFLHQIQPNDASRVFIIERDGNLVASSSKEQPFDAEGRRLNSNAIADPLTRTTAQQLQQSFSSLATIRDRQQFEIDFEQQSHIVEVTPVTDAYGLDWLIVLVTPQLSFMGQIEANNRTTAMLSLFALLASVVTSTLMARWLSRPVKRLSDASQDMAKGNYEQQVTIRGSQELVKLARSFNLMSQEIQRSHQELETYARSLEGKVKERTHQLEQEVEERQRANAELEAVFSAMDQLIFVFDQNGTHLKIPASRASHILYKPLEGRIGRTLHDVFPQGTADHFLKHIRQALETRSTVDIEYTLNVEGHQIWSDASISPIDDKTVIWVSRDVTDRKQAEQQLKQSHDELKQTLDELRSTQAKLIESEKLAALGQLVAGVAHEMNTPLGAMRSSIENVSHFMEHDLEALQSLPLNYQKDFSALIQRSNETASTLVHLSSREKRQLKRALTRTLDQYQISPADSIADTLIDIGVIDQIEPFLTLLKDPHRDVILKTAYQFTSVQRSVQTLSIASNQAAHVVRALKTYARQNAETKPVMANIIDGIETALTLYRNQLKRGIEVVQHYDEIPLIECYADELNQVWMNLIHNAIQAMNYQGQLTIAVHSEIDRIRVEITDTGAGIPPEIQARIFSPFFTTKPMGEGNGLGLSIVQQVIDKHHGSIQFQSVPGNTIFTVLLPIRLES from the coding sequence ATGAAACATCCTCGACTTAGTACGGTTCTGATTGTTGCTTTTATTGTGCAGATTGCAAGTACAGTCGGGCTTGTGAGTTACTTTTCTTATCGGAATAGTCAGCGATCGGTGAATGATCTGGCAACACAATTGATGAATGAAAAGAGCGATCGTATTCAAACTTACCTGAAGACTTACACCGAAACGCCACCGATCGTTACTCAACTTACAGCCAATGCACTTCAGAGCGGCGACCTCAAACTTAACAATCTAGGCGGTTGGAATGCTTTTCTTTTTCAACAAGGTCAGCGATTTGAAACCTTGTCGTATGTTTACTTCGGATCAGTGCAAGGAGAATATGTCGAGTATCGAGGTTTTGGTAAGAGACAGTTCAAATTCAATCAGCGTCGTGGTAAAACGCTTCCACCCGTCAAGATTTTTGATCTAAACACTCAAGGAAAACCTCAGCGACTCCATTCCCAACGAGTCTTTGATCCGCGTCCACGCCCGTGGTACACCCAAGCTGCAAAAACTGGAAAACCAGGCTGGACGGACATTTATACTTTTGTCGATGTTCCACCCACTTTAGGAATTAGCTTTGTTCGTCCCTACTACGAAAATCAACAACTTAAAGGAGTCATAGGAGCGGATTTTATCTTACTAGGCATCAATGATTTCTTGCACCAGATCCAGCCCAACGATGCCAGTCGAGTCTTCATTATTGAGCGAGATGGAAATCTAGTTGCATCTTCCTCAAAAGAACAACCATTCGATGCTGAAGGACGAAGACTTAATTCAAACGCGATCGCTGATCCTCTAACCCGCACGACGGCTCAACAATTACAGCAGTCTTTTAGTAGCTTAGCAACGATTCGCGATCGACAACAGTTCGAGATTGACTTTGAGCAACAGTCTCACATTGTTGAAGTGACTCCAGTAACAGATGCTTATGGACTAGACTGGCTGATTGTTCTAGTGACTCCCCAATTGAGCTTCATGGGACAGATCGAAGCAAACAATCGAACCACTGCAATGTTGTCTTTATTTGCATTGTTAGCTTCAGTTGTAACTAGCACTCTAATGGCGCGGTGGTTGTCCCGTCCCGTAAAGCGCCTGAGTGATGCGAGTCAAGATATGGCGAAAGGAAACTATGAACAGCAAGTAACAATCCGCGGTAGTCAAGAACTGGTCAAGTTAGCCCGATCGTTTAATTTGATGAGTCAGGAAATTCAGCGATCGCATCAAGAACTAGAAACTTATGCTCGATCGCTCGAAGGAAAAGTTAAAGAACGAACTCACCAACTCGAACAAGAAGTCGAAGAACGTCAACGCGCTAATGCCGAACTAGAAGCTGTATTTAGTGCAATGGATCAGTTAATCTTTGTGTTTGATCAAAATGGAACGCATCTAAAAATTCCTGCAAGTCGCGCATCACATATTCTCTACAAACCTTTAGAGGGTCGAATTGGACGAACTTTACACGATGTTTTTCCACAAGGGACTGCGGATCACTTTCTCAAACATATTCGACAAGCATTAGAAACACGATCGACCGTTGATATTGAGTACACACTAAACGTTGAAGGACATCAAATTTGGTCAGATGCTAGCATTTCACCGATCGATGATAAGACTGTAATCTGGGTGTCGAGAGATGTCACTGACCGTAAGCAAGCTGAACAACAATTGAAGCAAAGTCATGATGAACTAAAGCAAACTTTAGACGAACTACGATCGACACAAGCCAAACTCATAGAATCTGAGAAACTCGCTGCACTAGGTCAACTGGTCGCGGGTGTAGCACATGAGATGAACACACCACTTGGAGCAATGCGATCGTCAATTGAGAACGTCTCACACTTCATGGAACATGATTTAGAAGCGCTGCAATCTCTTCCCTTGAACTATCAAAAAGACTTTTCTGCTTTAATCCAGCGCTCCAACGAAACAGCTTCAACCTTAGTCCATCTTTCTAGCCGTGAAAAGCGACAACTAAAACGAGCATTAACTAGAACATTAGACCAATATCAGATTAGTCCAGCCGATTCGATCGCAGATACTTTAATCGATATTGGTGTAATCGATCAAATTGAACCTTTCCTAACATTGCTCAAAGATCCGCATCGAGATGTAATTCTCAAAACTGCTTATCAATTCACCAGTGTTCAGCGTAGTGTTCAAACTTTGTCGATCGCATCCAATCAAGCCGCTCATGTGGTTCGTGCGCTAAAAACTTATGCCCGTCAGAACGCCGAAACTAAACCTGTAATGGCAAACATCATAGATGGTATTGAAACAGCACTAACCCTTTACCGCAATCAACTCAAACGCGGAATCGAAGTGGTTCAACACTATGATGAGATTCCCTTAATCGAGTGTTATGCGGATGAACTGAACCAAGTTTGGATGAATCTGATCCACAATGCAATTCAAGCAATGAACTATCAAGGACAATTAACGATCGCAGTTCATTCCGAAATTGACCGAATCCGAGTTGAAATCACAGACACCGGAGCCGGAATCCCACCAGAGATTCAAGCCCGAATTTTTTCGCCCTTCTTCACCACCAAACCCATGGGAGAAGGCAACGGTTTAGGATTATCGATCGTTCAACAAGTCATCGACAAGCATCATGGCTCTATCCAGTTTCAAAGTGTGCCAGGGAATACCATCTTTACCGTTTTACTGCCGATTCGCCTCGAATCCTAA
- a CDS encoding PAS fold family protein (similar to AA sequence:cyanobase_aa:LBDG_51010), with the protein MSKPVVICVDDEPLVLESLKIELKRVLGDACLIETAEGSEEALEIFDELQNSEEYEVALVLADYIMPGLKGDELLEHIYDRSPQTLNIMISGQADLEAVSHALRSARLYRYISKPWTPEDINLTIVEAVQRYLQDRKIETQAEQLYSLNQSLEQQIQSRTQELEQKMRELEQLSRLKDEFLHAVTHDLRTPVMGSLLVFRRLQNQACDPIELSRTMIDRIIESNQRQLKLLDSLLAVQLSEHGFTLSGEPLDLAKLVHEIELDLEPILSENQVTIEHSIPSELPLIKADAFQLRRVFENLITNAIKHNPPGITLNICATVEDQFLICKVEDNGIGIPEQECERMFERYQQGSRARRSLGVGLGLYLCRQIIQAHGGQIGVISALNQGAKFWFTLPIYETSST; encoded by the coding sequence ATGAGTAAACCTGTAGTCATCTGTGTTGATGACGAACCTCTAGTTTTAGAAAGCCTCAAGATCGAGCTAAAGCGCGTCCTCGGAGATGCTTGCCTGATTGAGACCGCGGAAGGCAGCGAAGAAGCGTTAGAAATTTTTGATGAGCTTCAAAATAGTGAAGAATATGAAGTTGCTCTAGTGTTGGCAGACTACATCATGCCAGGACTGAAGGGGGATGAACTGCTAGAACATATCTACGATCGCTCTCCGCAAACGTTGAATATCATGATTAGTGGACAAGCCGATTTAGAAGCGGTCAGCCATGCGTTACGAAGTGCAAGGTTATATCGATACATTTCTAAACCTTGGACACCCGAAGACATTAATTTAACGATCGTTGAAGCTGTCCAGCGCTATCTCCAAGACCGCAAGATTGAAACTCAAGCCGAACAACTCTATTCACTCAATCAGTCTCTAGAGCAGCAGATTCAATCGAGAACGCAAGAACTCGAACAGAAGATGCGCGAACTTGAGCAATTGAGCCGATTAAAAGATGAGTTTCTTCACGCAGTCACTCATGATTTAAGAACGCCTGTGATGGGTAGTCTGCTAGTGTTTCGGAGGTTACAGAACCAAGCCTGTGATCCGATTGAACTATCTCGCACCATGATCGATCGCATTATTGAAAGCAATCAACGTCAACTTAAATTATTAGATTCTTTGTTAGCGGTTCAACTGAGTGAACATGGATTTACACTGTCGGGTGAACCGCTTGATCTGGCAAAATTGGTGCATGAAATTGAATTGGATTTAGAGCCGATTTTGTCGGAGAATCAAGTCACGATCGAGCATTCCATTCCCTCTGAGTTACCACTGATTAAAGCAGATGCGTTCCAATTAAGACGAGTGTTTGAGAACCTGATTACCAATGCAATCAAACACAATCCACCTGGAATTACTTTGAACATTTGTGCAACTGTAGAAGATCAATTTCTGATTTGCAAAGTCGAAGACAATGGTATTGGAATTCCTGAACAAGAATGCGAACGGATGTTTGAGCGATATCAGCAAGGCAGTCGAGCACGTCGATCGCTCGGTGTTGGACTTGGACTCTACCTCTGTCGGCAAATCATTCAGGCTCATGGCGGACAAATTGGAGTCATTAGTGCTCTAAATCAAGGCGCAAAATTCTGGTTTACTCTGCCGATTTATGAAACATCCTCGACTTAG
- a CDS encoding pseudouridine synthase, Rsu (similar to AA sequence:cyanobase_aa:LBDG_45470): MPYRYLLFYKPYNVLSQFTNDSPTERATLKDFIPIQNVYPVGRLDHDSEGLMLLTDNGQLQHRLSDPKFHHIKTYWVQVENIPTDSAIAQLRKGVTIQNYRTRPAIVDRLDEPDLPPRNPPIRFRKNIPTAWLEITLTEGKNRQVRRMTAAVGFPTLRLVRVAIAKLQLTGLSPGQWRDLTDAEVRLLKHI; this comes from the coding sequence ATGCCTTACCGCTATCTTCTGTTTTACAAACCGTACAATGTGCTGAGTCAGTTCACGAATGATTCGCCTACGGAACGAGCGACCTTAAAAGACTTTATTCCCATTCAGAATGTCTATCCGGTCGGGCGACTTGATCATGACAGTGAAGGCTTAATGTTGCTCACGGACAATGGACAACTGCAACATCGACTCAGCGATCCGAAATTTCACCACATTAAAACCTATTGGGTACAAGTCGAGAACATTCCGACAGACAGCGCGATCGCACAATTACGAAAAGGCGTAACGATTCAAAATTATCGAACTCGACCTGCGATCGTCGATCGCCTCGATGAACCAGATTTACCACCGCGTAATCCACCGATTCGATTTCGTAAAAACATTCCAACGGCTTGGCTTGAGATCACATTAACGGAAGGCAAGAATCGTCAGGTGAGACGAATGACCGCTGCTGTAGGCTTTCCGACGCTTAGACTTGTTAGAGTTGCGATCGCGAAACTGCAATTAACGGGATTATCCCCAGGACAATGGCGGGATTTAACCGATGCAGAAGTGCGCCTGCTCAAGCATATCTAA
- a CDS encoding hypothetical protein (similar to AA sequence:cyanobase_aa:LBDG_45480), with amino-acid sequence MDRSLPLNKFPVSWTLVFVITMALLFNTPIARTTKPLSELKITLQISESTANGGRSRRWLTLPLLR; translated from the coding sequence ATGGATCGTTCTCTACCGCTAAATAAATTTCCGGTTTCCTGGACATTAGTGTTTGTGATTACGATGGCACTGCTGTTCAATACGCCGATCGCTCGAACGACAAAACCCTTGAGCGAACTCAAAATCACGCTACAAATTTCAGAATCGACTGCAAACGGAGGTCGATCGCGTCGTTGGCTCACACTGCCGCTTTTGAGATAG
- a CDS encoding hypothetical protein (hypothetical protein MicvaDRAFT_1399;~similar to AA sequence:cyanobase_aa:LBDG_40270), producing MTTVRICQHNSCRKQGAAKVLKAFQTLAPDEVSIEPCRCLGHCGNGSMVLVLPDEIWYCRVLPEEVAAIVDRHLIHGQPIKPMLYRKFHPDQN from the coding sequence ATGACGACAGTGCGGATTTGTCAGCACAATTCATGTCGAAAACAGGGTGCAGCGAAAGTTCTCAAAGCTTTTCAAACGCTTGCACCTGATGAAGTCTCGATCGAGCCTTGTCGATGTCTGGGTCACTGTGGCAATGGCTCGATGGTGCTCGTCTTACCGGACGAAATTTGGTACTGTCGCGTATTACCCGAAGAAGTCGCCGCGATCGTCGATCGACATCTAATCCACGGTCAACCGATCAAACCCATGCTCTATCGCAAGTTTCACCCAGATCAGAACTAA
- a CDS encoding pyridoxal-phosphate dependent enzyme superfamily protein (similar to AA sequence:cyanobase_aa:LBDG_40280), with protein sequence MDIKHGFVGAIGNTPLIRLNSFSDETGCEILGKAEFLNPGGSVKDRAALYIIEEAERQGLLKPGGTVVEGTAGNTGIGLAHICNAKGYKCLIIIPETQSQEKIDLLRTLGAEVRTVPAVPYKDPNNYVRLSGRVASEMENAIWANQFDNLANRRAHYETTAAEMWAQTDGKIDAWTTATGTGGTYAGVSMYLKEKNPNIKCVLADPMGSALFSYVKTGETQSEGSSITEGIGNSRVTANMEGAPADDAIRVDDREALRVLYQLLERDGLFMGGSVGINVGAAVALAKQMGPGHTIVTILCDGGSRYQSKLYNREWLATKGLLPN encoded by the coding sequence ATGGACATTAAGCATGGATTTGTTGGCGCGATCGGAAATACCCCATTAATCCGCCTCAATAGTTTTAGTGACGAAACCGGGTGCGAAATTCTCGGTAAAGCCGAATTTTTAAATCCAGGTGGCTCTGTCAAAGATCGGGCTGCACTCTACATTATCGAAGAAGCGGAACGCCAAGGCTTACTCAAACCAGGTGGAACCGTCGTCGAGGGAACCGCAGGCAATACAGGAATTGGACTTGCACATATCTGTAACGCGAAGGGCTACAAATGCCTGATTATCATTCCTGAAACTCAGTCTCAAGAAAAAATCGACTTACTTCGGACACTTGGAGCAGAAGTTCGTACCGTTCCCGCTGTTCCCTACAAAGATCCGAATAACTATGTGAGATTGTCGGGCAGAGTCGCCTCTGAAATGGAGAATGCAATCTGGGCGAATCAGTTCGATAATTTAGCTAATCGTCGCGCTCATTATGAAACGACTGCGGCAGAAATGTGGGCACAAACGGACGGCAAAATCGATGCTTGGACAACCGCAACCGGAACAGGTGGAACGTATGCGGGTGTTTCGATGTATCTGAAAGAAAAGAATCCGAACATCAAATGTGTTCTCGCTGATCCGATGGGAAGTGCTCTATTTAGCTATGTCAAAACTGGAGAAACGCAATCGGAAGGAAGCTCGATTACAGAAGGAATTGGGAATAGTCGCGTGACTGCCAATATGGAAGGTGCGCCTGCGGATGATGCGATTCGAGTAGACGATCGAGAAGCCCTCCGCGTCTTGTATCAACTGCTCGAAAGAGATGGTCTATTTATGGGTGGATCAGTCGGAATCAACGTTGGAGCCGCTGTTGCACTTGCGAAACAAATGGGACCCGGACATACGATCGTGACGATTCTCTGTGATGGTGGAAGCCGCTATCAATCGAAGTTATACAACCGCGAATGGTTAGCGACCAAAGGACTTTTACCGAATTAA
- a CDS encoding hypothetical protein (similar to AA sequence:cyanobase_aa:MAE54290) yields the protein MFTASSVRSQSIPKIDCNNAQTQSAMNICAAQQARTAELKLNLVYQRAISKFKGTPNEKQLVTAQRAWIQFRDASCTFERDRFKGGTIAPLMYSSCLTELTQQRTQALQRYLSE from the coding sequence ATGTTTACGGCGAGTTCAGTTCGATCGCAAAGTATTCCCAAAATCGATTGCAATAACGCTCAAACTCAGTCTGCGATGAATATCTGTGCGGCTCAACAAGCAAGAACCGCTGAACTCAAATTAAATCTGGTGTATCAGCGAGCAATCTCCAAATTTAAGGGCACTCCGAACGAAAAACAATTAGTGACGGCTCAACGGGCATGGATTCAATTTCGTGATGCCAGTTGTACATTCGAGCGCGATCGCTTTAAAGGCGGCACGATCGCACCGCTGATGTACTCAAGCTGCCTCACTGAATTGACCCAACAGCGGACTCAAGCACTCCAACGCTACCTCTCAGAATAA
- a CDS encoding 2-dehydro-3-deoxyphosphogluconate aldolase/4-hydroxy-2-oxoglutarate aldolase (similar to AA sequence:cyanobase_aa:LBDG_15350) — protein sequence MKDDAWLSVIKEEKAIAILRAPTLGIGAQMAKTAIEGGMSLIEISWNTDCAPQLIEHLRSVFPNCTIGVGTILSVADLKTAIAAGAQFAFMPHTDFDLIAVAKRREVPIIPGALTPTEILTAWNAKSSCVKVFPIQSVGYAEYLKALRTPLGHIPMIPTGGVTIDNARSLIQAGAIAVGIGGSLFTKDAIASENWSLIQQQIQTLMNSLRS from the coding sequence ATGAAAGATGATGCTTGGTTAAGCGTAATTAAAGAAGAAAAAGCGATCGCGATTCTCCGCGCTCCAACTCTAGGGATCGGCGCTCAGATGGCAAAGACCGCGATCGAGGGTGGCATGTCATTGATAGAAATTTCTTGGAACACCGATTGCGCTCCCCAATTAATTGAACATTTAAGATCTGTCTTTCCAAATTGCACGATCGGAGTCGGTACTATTCTTTCTGTAGCAGATTTGAAAACCGCGATCGCAGCAGGCGCACAATTCGCTTTTATGCCCCATACGGATTTTGATTTAATCGCAGTTGCCAAACGTCGAGAAGTTCCAATTATTCCAGGCGCATTAACTCCGACAGAAATTTTGACCGCTTGGAATGCGAAATCTTCCTGCGTCAAAGTGTTTCCAATTCAGTCGGTCGGCTATGCAGAGTATCTCAAAGCGCTACGAACTCCGTTAGGTCATATTCCCATGATTCCGACTGGAGGAGTGACGATCGACAATGCTCGTTCTCTGATTCAAGCAGGCGCGATCGCGGTTGGAATCGGAGGCAGTTTATTTACAAAAGATGCGATCGCGTCTGAAAATTGGTCGCTGATTCAACAACAAATTCAAACGTTGATGAACAGCCTACGCTCTTAA
- a CDS encoding hypothetical protein (similar to AA sequence:cyanobase_aa:LBDG_15360), with translation MALYRIKDFDPDYRNHFDGDDVKDLDLYNGDDKIGSVNDVLVDEEGRFRYLVISTGAWIFGKKVLLPIGRAQIDYNARRVYAQGLTKSQVEQLPEFTDDLKMDYHSEEQVRNVYRPSATTGVAAGMAADPYTTAPIESSAALDAEGTAYTGSSMGAESMGTVETGTAAATPVYNETDYNYDLDRDLYKMDQHDDRIRLYEERLIANKRRMKAGEVTVGKHVETETARVSVPIEKERVVVERVASTDTTAAPVGADAFHEGQVARVEVYEETPDIHKEAFVREEVRVKKVVDQDVVSSEEQIRREELDIDTQGRPVIDDASSRKV, from the coding sequence ATGGCTTTATACAGAATTAAAGATTTCGATCCCGACTACCGCAATCATTTCGATGGCGACGATGTTAAGGATTTGGATCTGTACAATGGCGATGATAAGATCGGTTCTGTGAACGATGTGCTCGTTGACGAAGAAGGACGCTTTCGTTATCTCGTAATTAGCACTGGCGCTTGGATTTTCGGTAAGAAAGTCTTATTGCCGATCGGTCGTGCACAGATCGACTACAACGCTCGTCGCGTTTATGCTCAAGGTTTGACGAAATCTCAAGTAGAACAACTGCCCGAATTTACGGATGATCTGAAAATGGATTATCACAGCGAAGAGCAAGTTCGGAATGTCTATCGTCCTAGCGCAACCACCGGTGTAGCAGCAGGTATGGCGGCTGATCCTTACACCACGGCACCGATCGAAAGTTCGGCTGCATTAGACGCTGAAGGAACTGCATATACAGGGTCTTCGATGGGTGCAGAATCGATGGGAACCGTTGAAACGGGGACAGCAGCAGCAACTCCGGTGTACAACGAAACCGACTATAACTACGACCTGGATCGTGACTTGTACAAGATGGATCAACATGACGATCGCATTCGCTTGTACGAAGAGCGTCTGATCGCGAACAAGCGTCGGATGAAAGCGGGTGAAGTCACCGTTGGTAAGCATGTAGAGACCGAAACGGCTCGTGTGTCTGTGCCGATCGAGAAAGAGCGTGTCGTGGTTGAGCGCGTTGCTTCGACCGATACGACGGCAGCTCCTGTGGGTGCGGATGCGTTCCATGAAGGTCAAGTGGCTCGTGTGGAAGTTTATGAAGAAACTCCCGATATTCACAAAGAAGCCTTTGTCCGTGAAGAAGTCCGCGTGAAGAAGGTGGTTGATCAAGATGTGGTTAGCTCTGAAGAGCAAATCCGTCGTGAGGAATTGGATATCGATACACAAGGTCGCCCCGTGATTGATGATGCGTCTAGTCGTAAGGTCTAG
- a CDS encoding response regulator receiver protein (similar to AA sequence:cyanobase_aa:LBDG_22160), with the protein MEPSSAEAFILIIDENREQVLLIQNALQSDSVLCRVEAIADDTEALNFLHRRGEYTQAERPNLVLLSLPTEKSRRVLEELSSSSQLRRIPIVLLNESEDEEDIFNSYALQGNSYVIKPQNQEQLHQVVQRVKDFWLGIVTLPIE; encoded by the coding sequence ATGGAACCTTCTTCGGCAGAAGCCTTTATCTTGATCATTGATGAAAACCGGGAGCAGGTTCTTCTGATTCAAAATGCACTGCAATCTGATTCTGTATTGTGTCGAGTGGAAGCGATCGCCGATGACACAGAAGCTTTGAATTTTCTTCATCGTCGCGGCGAGTATACACAGGCTGAACGTCCGAATCTCGTGTTGCTCAGTTTGCCAACAGAAAAAAGTCGTAGAGTTTTAGAAGAATTAAGTTCTAGTTCGCAGCTTCGACGGATTCCGATCGTTTTACTGAATGAATCAGAAGATGAGGAAGATATTTTTAATAGCTATGCGCTACAAGGCAATAGTTATGTAATCAAACCGCAGAATCAAGAGCAACTGCATCAAGTGGTTCAACGAGTCAAAGATTTTTGGTTAGGAATTGTGACGTTACCTATAGAGTAA